The following nucleotide sequence is from Dysgonomonadaceae bacterium PH5-43.
ATCATTAAATATAGTATGCCCTATGTGTTTAGTGTGTACACGAATTTGATGAGTGCGTCCTGTTTCTAATCTACACTCCAACAAAGTAACATAACCAAACCTTTCTAACACTTTATAATGAGTAACCGCAGGTTTCCCCATATCTTCTTCAGCAAAAACAGTCATTTGCATTTTTTCTCGAGGGTGCCTGCCTATATTACCTTCTATTCGACCTTCATCTTCTTTTACATTACCCCAAACAAGAGCCCAGTATCTTCTTTTAGTTGTTCTATTGAAAAATTGAAGTCCAAGATGAGTTTTCGCATCGGGGTTTTTAGCTATAACCAATAAACCTGAAGTATCTTTATCTATACGATGTACCAAGCCCAAACGAGGATCTCTCGCATCATAAGAGTCTGTGTCTTTTAAGTGCCAAGCAATAGCATTAACTAAAGTACCCGTATAGTTTCCGTGACCTGGGTGCACCACTAATCCTGGAGGTTTATTGATAACCATAAGGTCATCATCTTCGTAAATTATATCTAAAGGAATATCTTCTGGAATAATTTCAAGTTCTCGTCGAGGTCTATCCATTACAACAGTAACAACATCTAAAGGCTTTACCTTATAATTAGATTTTACTGGAGTATTATTCACCAATACATATCCTGCATCGGCAGCCATTTGTATTCTATTACGGGAAGCTCCCGTTATTCTATCTACAAGAAATTTATCTATTCTAAGGAGAGACTGACCTTTATCTGCTACGAATTTATAATGTTCGTACAGTTCGTCTTCTGTATCTTCTTGAAAAGAAAGATTTTCTTCATAGTCTTCTATATGTTCTTTTTGTATATCCATAAAGTATTAAAACCAAGATTCTTCTGTAGAAAATTCAGGAATTGAATCAACTTCTATCAACTCTTCTTCTATTTCACCCGAACTCACAATTAAGGAGATTGAAGTGCTTGCATTTACTTTGCTTCCAGGCTCTAACTCCTCATCATTCACTTCTAAACGCAACACTAAATCTCTGTATGCACCCGGAACATATTTTACTTCCACAACATCAAACCCTACCGACTTAAGCATAGCC
It contains:
- a CDS encoding 23S rRNA pseudouridine1911/1915/1917 synthase (product_source=KO:K06180; cath_funfam=3.10.290.10,3.30.2350.10; cog=COG0564; ko=KO:K06180; pfam=PF00849,PF01479; smart=SM00363; superfamily=55120,55174; tigrfam=TIGR00005), which encodes MDIQKEHIEDYEENLSFQEDTEDELYEHYKFVADKGQSLLRIDKFLVDRITGASRNRIQMAADAGYVLVNNTPVKSNYKVKPLDVVTVVMDRPRRELEIIPEDIPLDIIYEDDDLMVINKPPGLVVHPGHGNYTGTLVNAIAWHLKDTDSYDARDPRLGLVHRIDKDTSGLLVIAKNPDAKTHLGLQFFNRTTKRRYWALVWGNVKEDEGRIEGNIGRHPREKMQMTVFAEEDMGKPAVTHYKVLERFGYVTLLECRLETGRTHQIRVHTKHIGHTIFNDERYGGNEILKGSRNSKYKQFIKNCFDICPRQTLHAKTLGFTHPKTGEELYFESQLPEDMSQLIEKWRSYNVYNYE